In Salvelinus alpinus chromosome 30, SLU_Salpinus.1, whole genome shotgun sequence, a single genomic region encodes these proteins:
- the LOC139559980 gene encoding regulator of G-protein signaling 5-like isoform X2 encodes MCKGFAVLQQTCLERAKHIKVKFGTLLQRPDHEHTEDVIPFQKKPEKVIPLQKKPERCLETPPKHARGFLRSEFSEENIEFWVACEDYKRTRETSKMAAKAERIYKEFIQTGAQCEVNIDHITKDVTVRNLGRLTPMTFDLAQRQVFALMEKDSYRRFLKSNQYQEIIK; translated from the exons ATGTGTAAAGGGTTTGCAGTCTTACAGCAAACATGTCTTGAGAG AGCTAAACATATCAAGGTGAAGTTTGGTACACTGCTCCAGAGGCCAGACCATGAACACACTGAGGATGTCATCCCCTTTCAGAAGAAACCTGAGAAGGTCATCCCTCTTCAGAAGAAACCTGAGAGATGTCTGGAGACGCCTCCGAAGCATGCCAG GGGCTTCCTGAGGTCAGAGTTCAGCGAGGAGAACATTGAGTTCTGGGTAGCCTGTGAGGACTACAAGAGGACCAGAGAAACAAGCAAAATGGCAGCCAAGGCTGAGAGGATTTATAAGGAGTTTATACAGACCGGAGCCCAGTGCGAG GTGAACATTGACCACATCACCAAGGACGTAACAGTAAGGAACTTGGGCCGACTGACTCCTATGACCTTTGACCTAGCCCAGAGACAGGTCTTTGCCCTCATGGAGAAAGATTCATACAGGAGGTTCCTCAAATCCAACCAATACCAGGAGATTATAAAGTAG
- the LOC139559980 gene encoding regulator of G-protein signaling 5-like isoform X1, with amino-acid sequence MCKGFAVLQQTCLERAKHIKVKFGTLLQRPDHEHTEDVIPFQKKPEKVIPLQKKPERCLETPPKHARPSRAEAWQWGKALDNVLTNSYGLATFRGFLRSEFSEENIEFWVACEDYKRTRETSKMAAKAERIYKEFIQTGAQCEVNIDHITKDVTVRNLGRLTPMTFDLAQRQVFALMEKDSYRRFLKSNQYQEIIK; translated from the exons ATGTGTAAAGGGTTTGCAGTCTTACAGCAAACATGTCTTGAGAG AGCTAAACATATCAAGGTGAAGTTTGGTACACTGCTCCAGAGGCCAGACCATGAACACACTGAGGATGTCATCCCCTTTCAGAAGAAACCTGAGAAGGTCATCCCTCTTCAGAAGAAACCTGAGAGATGTCTGGAGACGCCTCCGAAGCATGCCAG ACCATCAAGAGCGGAAGCATGGCAGTGGGGGAAGGCCCTGGACAATGTACTGACCAACAGCT ATGGCCTGGCTACTTTCAGGGGCTTCCTGAGGTCAGAGTTCAGCGAGGAGAACATTGAGTTCTGGGTAGCCTGTGAGGACTACAAGAGGACCAGAGAAACAAGCAAAATGGCAGCCAAGGCTGAGAGGATTTATAAGGAGTTTATACAGACCGGAGCCCAGTGCGAG GTGAACATTGACCACATCACCAAGGACGTAACAGTAAGGAACTTGGGCCGACTGACTCCTATGACCTTTGACCTAGCCCAGAGACAGGTCTTTGCCCTCATGGAGAAAGATTCATACAGGAGGTTCCTCAAATCCAACCAATACCAGGAGATTATAAAGTAG